Within the Vespa crabro chromosome 5, iyVesCrab1.2, whole genome shotgun sequence genome, the region GCCTCGTTTTTCCTAAAGAAAGAATTAGAATCATTGCCGTTCGCTTTTCTTTTGACCTCAACAACGCCCACACATTGAACGTCTAATTCTTGATCGTGCGCgcttgtatacatatatcttacaagaataaacaaattctttactttcgattattatatGTTTCAATTGAGACGATTATATCCGAACCGAACGATTAACTCGcgttacatatttttatttatttattttttctttatcttttttttcttgttacgaTCGATTGTTATgtatttttcatctctctctctttttctctttttctctctctcaatgtGCCATTTTATGTCACGTAACAATTTTCAAcgattcgattattttctccATTTCCATTGGTTAATTCGTTGAAACGAATCCCTAGATAGATCGAGGAGTACAAGAGGAATGTCGATgattatgtataaaatttagtGGAATGTTGATTATTCAAAATATCACgtgttaatgaaaaatataattatttcaattcattTCTTACATGTGTTATGcgcatttcataaaatttaccagaaaaatatttcatccaTAAATACATTTGTGCGTATGTGTAAAGTgcaaatgtatttttaatcgaattattattatcaaagtgattaatgaaaatttaattcaatcttacttgcgttaaaaaaaaaaaaaaataaaaaataataataataaaaaagaatatatatatatatatatatatatatatatatatatatatatataggaagatGGAGTAAAAGTTTCTAAGTGAatgtaaaattgatttttttcgaaattctttggatcaattttttctttttcagattGTAAAATTACGAGGTTTTAATTGCAAGCCGCCTAAAAAGTCCCGAAAAGaagttaattgatttttaaaatcgtttaaagAACTTCTTCAGcctacttattatttatatatttcatataaaacttaatattgttgtactttctcttttttttttttttttttttttttttaataacacatttctaaaagattagaaaaaatataaatttaataaaatgaaaaaaaaaaaaatatataaaattaaaattgaatctATAGACAAACAGTATTAAGGATACGTCGATTATGCGATTTAtgagaaaaatcatttgaatGTTAAAGTTTTAAGCGAACATTCATTCTGGTAGCGAAACCGAAAGAATAATTACTTCGTGTAAATCCGtagcatgtatgtacatatgtagaaacatacgtatatacataagtaaatatttatagatagataaatcgtCGTATAACCGTGACTCGTGCACGTGATTCGCAGGTCGTTCGATGATGCTTTCGATTAGATCTCCATTGTTTATAAACATAGGATAACGTAATATTATCTTAAGGATATTCTCTGCGTTTAATGTTAAAAGGAACGCGCGTATCCGGTTTTTATTCCATGCACGAGAGTTCCGGGATCATCGATTGGGTCATCGAGAGATCGTTCGCGATCGAAGTACTCGCATTCCATGATTTTGTTCGATTATGTACAATTTTGTTCGTTATTTCatttagataaattattacaactataaTCGACATTGTATGTTAAttctatgtatgtaaattatttcaaatatggtataaaatatttaatcgtatctacaaaagaaataaacatacgtattagaatattacaattttacaaattagATTCGCGTATCTCGTCTTACAATTGCTAAACAAATTGGATACTttgatattcatttttatttctctttttttttcgactacaatattatttaaaacaagTCAAACGAATTTCTTGAAATAAACTTAATTGGGGATAAACTAGAATTCTATGTACGtacgaaaagtgaaaaaaattcaagtagGTACTTGCAGAAggattttaagaaaaaaagaaaaaaaaagaacgaggaacttaaaaagaaatcgtttgtTAAgtcgaaaaaagagagatcaaTCGGcttatagaaaaattagaaaagtatAAAGGTAATAGTAAAAGAACACTAAATtcgcgaaataaaaaaaaaaaacaaaagaaaaggaaaagtgaTAGTCTCAAGAGAGATCCCAAAAAAAGAgcacagaaaaaagaaatctcataattggaaatagaaaaaattatttgattagcaataaaaaaattaattccattTCCCGAAATTTCTCTCATGAATCTCGAAAAGTGTAGTGTTTCAACGCGAAATGTGATCACGATGACGTAAGGGATAAAAAGGTAAAAGTCAAAAGGACAAAAGgcaagataatgaaaaagaaaaaaagggaacgaAAAGAAGCAATGAAAAGTCATTTGGGATGAGAcataaaaaggggaaaaaagaaagaaacaaagaaaaaaaaagaagaatgattaGCCGAATCGAATGGAATATCGTAAGTATAacgtagataaaaaaatatccgtCGAAATGATCGCGAGCACCAAGCCGGGAACGATCCGCGCGTCGTGATGGAAGAACACGGAATAccaggaggatgaggaggcaTCGGATGAGACGTTACTCCAATTGCAGTATTTCACTTTCACTAACCCCGCAGCCTCCCACGAGGCTGCTCATCTCCGCTAGATCCCTGGTTAGTGGCGGGAGGTAGATAGTTAAAGATAGGTAGTAGTAGAGtagatagtagtagtagtagtagtagtaatagtagtagtagtagtagagtagtagaagatacatacataggtatgtTATGCTTGGTTCAAGTACCTATAGAGAAGGCTTTTGCTTTGCTTTGGGGCAACCGTTGGTGGGTCACTTACGTCGTAGTTGTCGTCGTGAGGTCGTTCCTTGTCGTTCCTTTTCTACGGATAACACAGgtatcaccatcaccaccaccaccatcaccaccaccactagcatcaccaccactaccagtACTACCACTACCTTCCACTGTAACAACCGCCCCCACCTCCATCACCAACAAGATCGCGTCCCTATAGCCTCGTTGGCCAAGCGTTTCTAAAAAAAGCAGAAGAGGGATTCAACTCTGGTTagtggagaaagaaagaaagaaagaaggaggacaagttgaagaagaagaagaaggaggtaaACCGAACATGAATAGTACGAATCGACGAAGGATGAGTGAAGCATCCCTGGATAATAAGTTGGTGGGGGAGTTTGCTCGGTTACCTGGTTGGGGGTTGCGTTCGGTAAGAGTATATATGATCGCTCCGACACCTCCACCATCAGTCATTCCTAGTGACTTAACATCCCGGTGTCTTTTACTCGACGGATCGGTTAGGTGAGTCTTCACCTTCCTCATCCATTTTGCTTTTTCATATACTCGCGAGTTTCTAATAGCTAGTCTACTTCTTttactcttcctttttctttttgtttcgttttatttatttttttttctctttctttctttcttttcctttttcttctttcatcttctttatcttcttatcttttatcttcatCGATCAAAAACCAATCGCGTAGTGCGTGTTCTTAAAAGTTTCAGATCAATATCATGATCGTTGCTGaacgtatattaataaatttgtgtatatatatatatatatatatatatatatatatatatatatacacacatcgGATTTTTTGTTCCTTAATCTTTGTTCTCCTTATTTCGTAACGACATTGACATCAACAAATCCGTCTCATTTCAAGTGCCGATGTGAACGGAAATAACTTCAGTGAAACGTCAAGGTTCTCTACGAGAATTCGTTGATTATAAAGTGatccacttttctttttctttttcttacttttttttctttttcttttttacttttctactACCTTATCAATTTCCTACGATttgtttagaaaagaaaagaaaaagtgctCTGAACAAATGCAATCCCCTTTTTTGCACTTTCTTATTtccatcaatttttctttccgatAAGTCgaggattttttttaatagaattctCCGTTCGCGGAAgtggaacgaacgaagaaggaACTAACGaaggtttttgtttttgttttttttttttccttcttttcttttccaggTTAACAATTAAAGACAGCAGCGTCACCAATCATGAGGCTGCGCTTGTTATTGATAGGTAATtatgaaattgtatatatatatatatatatatatgtattttttttttatatcgataaaaagatcACACGACagacaaatgaaaattattccatactttcttttacaaacgataaattttcttactttctacGTGGAAGTCGTCTATATTTCGAAGGTTACGTTCCACGTCGAGTGGAAAGCAGCAAAAAATCTCTAATAATCGCAAATTTCTAGGATAATCATTTCGATGTTCACAGCAAAGAAATCCTATAGTGATTGCACACATCATATGTCTTTCGAGATGTacacataatttttattatcattcttttttattttcctctgtttctttttcttttttacttaccttctttatctcttcgtCGCTTAGTACTTCAATCGCAATCAGATTAACATTCTTCAACAATGTCGTAGCATTTTAGTCCTTGATTCACATCAATCGTAAGAATCCTTGTGTTGTAGGTATTccttaaaaagtatataatacatgATTCAAGAGAGTggagataatatattatggataaattatcttattttcttttctttaatattttacaatcgaTTCACTTTGATCGAAGAGAAATCGGTTAAGGATAGATCCtgacgaataatttttataaatcaattattttcttatatatttatataaaattgtttttcatataaaagaaTCTGTAGATATTCAAGGACGAtttgaaaagatgaaaagagaaaagaaagagaaagagaaagagaaagagagagagagagagaaagagaaagagagaaagagagaaagagagattaattaattgtggagaatttgaaatttcattcgaatctTCCAACAAGGTCCACTTTTTCGTAACTTCCtctaattataatacattaaagATAAGATGGCCCCCGTGCCTAACAGCTGGTATTGTTCCAGCAGCAggcttttacatttttatggGGCCATTCTTTACGCTTAAGATCATCCGTAGTTAAAATAAAGGTCAAGTGTATGCGGCCTGTTGGTGCAATTTAAgacatccttcttttttcttttcctttttcttttttcttccttttttttttcacggttcttaaaacgaaagaaagaaaaaagaaggaaaaagaaaaggacgacGATCGAAGGTAATCCTTGAACGATGTTGTGTACCGACTAATGTGCCCGTTTTTACGTTGATGAACGTGAAATAGGGTTAGAAAATGGAGTACTATATATTTTCCATGATGAAAGATCATTGAGCTTAACGGcgtagttataaaaaaaaaaaggaaaaaaagaaaaaaaaaaaaaagaaagaacttcgATCTCTTTTTACGTTACAAATGATTTAGatatctttcgtttcttttcttttcccttttgcccaatttttttttctcgagcatcgaacaaaaaaagattatcCATTATATTGTCATTAGAAAGACTTTGTTTAAATTCGTTAAAACGAGATAAGTTTCGACATAAGAGATACGgtcgtagaaataaaaaaaaaaaaaaaaaaaagaaaagaaaagaggagaaaaaaaatggaagagaaaaaaaatttcattttattctaaatCAAATGAAGAATTCATTAATTCGGAGAAAGTTATATCACAATGAGTGttaactctttctttctttctttctttctttctttttcataatcgTTCGATTACGCCATTGCTCGGAACCTAGTCGCGCAATGCAAGTGTAACGACGAATCGTTCGAAGATTCTCTCGAACGTAAAACACAAGCGAGACTTCCTCGGCGTATCGCTTTCAGATGATCTTCTTAGATCACGCGAAGCTCGACTGCTTCTCGATCTCCGTCGTCCATTGTTCCTCGTCCCGTTAAAGGATTGACTCTCTTTTAAAACGTTGACCAAGAAAAACACGAAGGGGCTTACCGAATAGTTCTTCGtttaacattttctatttgttccTTAGTATTTACTCGTTTCGAGATcagtttttccattttttcttcttcttcttcttcttcttattttatctaaaTGAACTGTAAACGATTAACTTGTTAACGATCGATCGTAGGAACGAACTGAATAAATCATTTCCTTCgagaaatgataaatgatGAAGAATCAATTCGCTAAAGATATATAACATCGATTTGAGATAATTGAGATGAtccgttcgttcgtatatTTCCTTCTACCGATCCTGACAGAGATTATCTGAAATTGTCTCATCtcatttattaaaacatttattaaaacttCAAAGTGTCGGCCAGTGTAATGATGCGTGACCAAACGAATATTAGTagcttctcttcttcttcttcttctacattttttttcttttcctttcttcaattacttcttcttttatttcttcttcttctactgcttcttcttcttcttcttcttcttcgtctcctcccattttttcttttcttttcttatttttcttcatcattGTCGCGTAATAAAAGCGTACGCAATTCGTTGTGGTGACGGTGGTTTGCGTGCGAATCTCACATGAGAGAAATGACCTGAAATATCTCTCTGACATAACTTCCCGCCTAATTAATTAAGAAGCATTGTCGACTATCACcgacagaaagaagaaagagaaagagagagagagagagagagagagagagagagagagagagagagagagagagagaggttaagACGTGACAAGGAATCCGTGCTTTCTCATGCATTCGCTCaacttaaaatataaagaaaaagacagacagacagacaggcagatagccagagagagaaagagagagggaattttataagttataaagaaaaggacgaaagaTGGTCGTGTGTTGTGTGCTGGTACTAGAAACGATCAACAAAACAAAGGATGGGAAAGGGACGGAGAAACACTTACACACTTTTCTTTACATTCAATCAATGTAATATGTACGCGTGGCTCAGAGTACGCGCAAGTTTTACCGAGTCTCTTCATCGCGTGTTTTCGCAATGAGTTTCGTTTAACGTTTGTCTTTTAAGCACTCAAATTATTGCTTTACTCGAGCAAGAAGAAAagtttatcaaaataatcctttaaaaaaaaagagagagagagagagagagaggtgttgatatattaatgaaactgATCATTATTCGTGAAGtccttaatttattttatatcatacatatacgtacacatagatatgtatatttacgtataaagGATGTAAggaattatttgttaatataaggcaaagaaataaattaataattttttcttttctttttttttcatgcgcataacaatgatttatttaatttgttagCAATAAATCGAGTCActcatgtgtatgtatatgtaatatgtgtTTACGTCGTAGTAATGATACCTGTGTTTACATGTTCCAGCCTCGCTAGCTATCTTTCACGCTTGCACGGTAAGTATTCGATCGTtttaatatatcgttataaatacaTTTGCTAAATGAagttgttattactttttgacAAGCGTGTAACcctaatgaaaattaatcttCCAGCGTGAAATTCTTATTAGCAATTGCATAATCTAGTCACACAAAGTCGTCAACGGTTCGAAcggttttcctttttttacgatGACGTAATCTCGATGAATTACACCAAGTATAGAATACAGAAACTACCGCGTGTAACTCCCCTGGCTATACTTACGATGAGATCGTAATGTATAAGTCGCAAAGGAATATGAGTGTCTAATGTCAACGTACGTAATATTCTAAAGTGGTTAAGTGATTCACGTTGCTTGTGGGTAGTGTCGGAAAATCAAAGTGGTAGAGTCTTAATGATTCATCGGGCTAtagcaattttcttttaaatgtcAAACTAAcaataggaaaaatatttgtcattTCTACGACAAAATCCTTCTTAAGGATTttctattgtaaaaatattagaatgagaaattattcgaattcCAGGCAGAACACGGTTATAGTTATCCTAGGCCTAACAATCCGCTAACACCAGGTGGGCCAGGTGGCGATCAAGGTGGTAAGCCAGGAGGTCCAGGTTATCCTGGTGCTCCTGGTGGTTATCCGTCTGGACCACCCGGTGCTCCTGCACCATCGGATCCAGGTTATCCGGGAGGCTATCCGTCACCCGGTGGTCCTGGAGGACCCGGTGAACCCGGAGGATCAGGCGGCTATCCTAGCGGAAAACCAGGTGAGCAGGGCGGACCAGGAGGTTATCCTGGCGGCGGACCAGGAGGACCAGGAGGGTCAGGAGGACCTGGAGGATATCCTAGTGGCAGACCAGGTGGACCTAGTGGGCCAGGTGGTTATCCTGGCGGTGGACCTGGAGGTCCAGGAGGCTATCCCAGCGGCAGACCTGGCGGACCTGGAGGGCCAGGAGGCCCAGGAGGCTATCCCAGTGGAGGACCAGGAGGATCAGGTGGGCCTGGAGGATATCCTAGTGGCAGGCCAGGTGGATCTGGTGGACCAGGAGGGCCAGGAGGTTATCCCGGTGGTGGACCCGGAGGGCCGGGAGGACCAGGAGGGTCTGGTGGCTATCCTAGCGGTAAACCAGGTGGACCTGGAGGATATCCAGGTGGAGGGCCACAAGGTCCTGGTGGACCAGGAGGACCAGGGGGTTATCCCGGTGGTGGACCTGGAGGGCCGGGAGGACCTGGAGGGCCGGGAGGACCTGGAGGGTCTGGTGGCTATCCAAGCGGTAAACCAGGTGGACCTGGAGGATATCCAGGTGGAGGACCACAAGGTCCCGGTGGGCCAGGAGGTCCAGGAAGTCCAGGAGGACCAGGGGGTTATCCCGGCGGTGGACCCGGAGGGCCGGGAGGACCAGGAGGGTCTGGTGGCTATCCTAGCGGTAAACCAGGAGGACCTGGAGGATATCCAGGTGGAGGATCACAAGGTCCCGGTGGACCAGGAGGACCAGGGGGTTATCCTGGTGGTGGACCCGGAGGGCCGGGAGGACCAGGAGGGTCTGGTGGCTATCCTAGCGGTAAGCCAGGAGGACCTGGAGGATATCCAGGTGGAGGACCACAAGGTCCCGGTGGACAAGGAGGACCAGGGGGTTATCCCGGAGGTGGACCCGGAGGGCCGGGAGGACCTGGAGGGTCCGGTGGCTATCCTAGTGGTAAACCAGGTGGACCTGGAGGATATCCAGGTGGAGGGCCACAAGGTCCTGGTGGGCCGGGAGGACCAGGAAGTCCAGGAGGTTATCCCGGTGGTGGACCCGGAGGGCCGGGAGGACCAGGAGGGTCTGGTGGCTATCCTAGCGGTAAACCAGGTGGACCTGGAGGATATCCAGGTGGAGGACCGCAAGGTCCCGGTGGACCAGGAGGACCAGGAAGTCCAGGAGGTTATCCCGGTGGTGGACCCGGAGGGCCGGGAGGACCTGGAGGCTCTGGTGGCTATCCTAGCGGTAAACCAGGTGGACCTGGAGGATATCCAGGAGGAGGACCACAAGGTCCCGGTGGACAAGGAGGACCAGGGGGTTATCCTGGAGGTGGACCCGGAGGGCCGGGAGGACCTGGAGGGTCCGGTGGCTATCCTAGTGGTAAACCAGGTGGACCTGGAGGATATCCAGGTGGAGGGCCACAAGGTCCTGGTGGGCCGGGAGGACCAGGAGGCCCAGGAGGTTATCCCGGTGGTGGACCTGGAGGGCCGGGAGGACCAGGAGGGTCTGGTGGGTATCCTAGCGGTAAACCAGGTGGACCTGGAGGATATCCAGGTGGAGGACCACAAGGTCCCGGTGGACCAGGAGGACCAGGGGGTTATCCCGGCGGTGGACCCGGAGGGCCGGGAGGGCCAGGAGGGTCTGGTGGCTATCCTAGCGGTAAACCAGGTGGACCTGGGGGATATCCAGGTGGAGGACCACAAGGTCCCGGTGGGCCAGGAGGACCAGGAAGTCCAGGAGGACCAGGAAGTCCAGGAGGACCAGGAAGTCCAGGAGGACCAGGAGGTTATCCTGGGGGTGGTCCCGGAGGCCCAGGAGGACAGGGAGGGCCTGGAGGCTATCCTGGCGGTGGTTCAGGAGGACCAGGAGGTTACCCTGGCGGTGGACCGGGTGGACCTGGGGGTCCAGGAGGTCCTGGAAGTTATCCCAATGGAGGACAAAGCCCAGGTGGCTTTGAAGAACCGTACGACGAAGGCGACTATTCTGCAATCCCTGGCGAACCTGGTCGTGATTATCCTATATATTCAGAAGTACCCGAAACTAGTTTCCGTTGTGAAAATCAACAATTTCCCGGATATTATGCGGACGTTGAAGCTCAGTGTCAAGTCTTTCATATTTGTGCCAATAACAAAACCTACGATTTCATTTGCCCTAATGGGACTATTTTCCATCAACAGTATTTTGTCTGTGTGTGGTGGAATCAATTTGACTGTAGCACGGCGCCAAACTTCTACTacttgaatgaaaatatttatgactATAACATAATGGGTGG harbors:
- the LOC124424299 gene encoding collagen alpha-1(I) chain-like, giving the protein MRLRLLLIASLAIFHACTAEHGYSYPRPNNPLTPGGPGGDQGGKPGGPGYPGAPGGYPSGPPGAPAPSDPGYPGGYPSPGGPGGPGEPGGSGGYPSGKPGEQGGPGGYPGGGPGGPGGSGGPGGYPSGRPGGPSGPGGYPGGGPGGPGGYPSGRPGGPGGPGGPGGYPSGGPGGSGGPGGYPSGRPGGSGGPGGPGGYPGGGPGGPGGPGGSGGYPSGKPGGPGGYPGGGPQGPGGPGGPGGYPGGGPGGPGGPGGPGGPGGSGGYPSGKPGGPGGYPGGGPQGPGGPGGPGSPGGPGGYPGGGPGGPGGPGGSGGYPSGKPGGPGGYPGGGSQGPGGPGGPGGYPGGGPGGPGGPGGSGGYPSGKPGGPGGYPGGGPQGPGGQGGPGGYPGGGPGGPGGPGGSGGYPSGKPGGPGGYPGGGPQGPGGPGGPGSPGGYPGGGPGGPGGPGGSGGYPSGKPGGPGGYPGGGPQGPGGPGGPGSPGGYPGGGPGGPGGPGGSGGYPSGKPGGPGGYPGGGPQGPGGQGGPGGYPGGGPGGPGGPGGSGGYPSGKPGGPGGYPGGGPQGPGGPGGPGGPGGYPGGGPGGPGGPGGSGGYPSGKPGGPGGYPGGGPQGPGGPGGPGGYPGGGPGGPGGPGGSGGYPSGKPGGPGGYPGGGPQGPGGPGGPGSPGGPGSPGGPGSPGGPGGYPGGGPGGPGGQGGPGGYPGGGSGGPGGYPGGGPGGPGGPGGPGSYPNGGQSPGGFEEPYDEGDYSAIPGEPGRDYPIYSEVPETSFRCENQQFPGYYADVEAQCQVFHICANNKTYDFICPNGTIFHQQYFVCVWWNQFDCSTAPNFYYLNENIYDYNIMGGPEMFPGGPGGPGGFPGIGGPGGPGGPGSYPGGPGGPGGPGGYPIDKPSQPGGPGGPGGYPSGRPSGPGGPGGPGGPGDGSQGPGAPGGPGGPGGYPSGRPGAPGSPGGYPGGGPGGPGGPGGSGGYPSGRPGAPGSPGGYPGGGPGGPGGPGGPGGSGGYPSGRPGGPGGPGSPGGYPGGGPGGPGGPGGSGGYPSGRPGGPGGPGSPGGYPGGGPGGPGGPGGPGGYPSGKPGGPGGPGSPGGYPGGGPGGPGGSGGPGGYPSGKPGGPGGPGSPGGYPGGGPGGPGGPGGPGGPGGPGGYPSGKPGGPGGPGSPGGYPGGGPGGPGGPGGYPSGKPGGPGGPGSPGGYPGGGPGGYPSGKPGGPGGPGSPGGYPGGGPGGPGGPGGPGGYPSGKPGGPGGPGSPGGYPGGGPGGPGGPGGYPSGKPGGPGGPGSPGGYPGGGPGGPGGPGGPGGYPSGKPGGPEGPGSPGGYPGGGPGGPGGYPSGRPGGPGGPGSPGGYPGGGPEGPGGPGGPGGPGGPGGPGGSGSYPSGKPGGPGGSGSYPGGGPGGPGGYPSGKPGGPGGYPGGGPGGPGGPGSPGSPGGYPGGGPGGPGGPGGYPGGGPGGPGGYPHGGGGHGGPGGQGGSGGPGGKPGGPGGFPGGGSGGPGGSGYPGGPQYLAPSEPHGPGGPGEPGYRPGGPSVPSKPSGPSRPDGFPDGKPGDTPFPPQGPSKPEREYLPPRRG